Part of the Granulicella cerasi genome is shown below.
CTTCCCGGACCTCACCTGATGAATGATCTGCAGGCATTGGACGCGACCGAGTCGTGTCGCGAGGCCTTGGTTTCTCTGCAGGTCGATCTCGACGATCTTGCGCGCGAGGAACCGGAACCTGGGCTCGGGAATGGTGGATTGGGACGGCTTGCGGCCTGCTTCATGGACTCGCTCGCCACTCTCGGAGTCCCCGCCATTGGTTATGGCCTCCGTTACGAATTCGGAATCTTCCGCCAGGAGATTCGGGATGGCTGGCAGGTGGAACGAACAGACAAATGGCTCCAATTCGGCAACCCATGGGAACTCCCGATCATGGACGCCAGCTTCGAGGTAGGCTTCGGCGGTCGCACGGAGACCTATACGGACGACTCCGGTCTTGTACGCTGGCGCTGGATTCCAGGACGTAAGGTGAGAGGGGTCCCACACGATACCCCGGTCCCGGGGTATCGGAACGGTTTCGTCAACCGGTTGAGGTTGTGGAGCGCTGAAGCCGTGGACTCGTTCGACCTCTCCGACTTCAATGCCGGCGACTATATGGGCGCAGTCCGTCAGAAAGTCGAGTCGGAGACCATCTCGAAGATCCTATATCCGAGTGACGACAACGATGCGGGCAAACGCCTCCGTCTTGCGCAGCAGTACTTCTTCACTTCTTGCTCTTTGCAGGACATGGTTCGTTTGCACAAGCTGCAGGGTAAACCGATCACAGAATTTCACCAGAAATGGTCGATCCAACTGAACGACACCCACCCTTCGATCGGCATACCGGAGTTGATGCGGATCTTGCTGGATGAAGAATTGCTCGGATGGGAGGAAGCCTGGGAGATTACGCAAGCGACCTTCGGCTACACAAATCACACACTGCTCCCTGAAGCATTGGAACGCTGGTCGCTTCCGCTCTTCGCCGCCCTCCTGCCTCGCCATCTGGAGATTATTTACGAGATCAACGAACGTTTTCTGGACCGGATGCGGAACCGCTTTCCGGGTGACGCAGACAGGATCAGGAGGATGTCCATGATTGGAGAGGAAGGCGAACGAACTGTTCGTATGGCCAACCTCGCAGTCGTGGGCAGCAAAGCGGTCAATGGCGTCGCGGAGCTTCACTCGGATCTCCTGAAGCAGAGCACGCTGCGCGATTTCTACGAGGCGCTTCCCGACCGATTCAGCAACAAAACGAACGGTGTAACCCAGCGGCGCTGGATGATGCTGGCGAACCCTCCCTTATCTAGTCTCATCAACGAGGCGATCGGGACCAAGTGGCATACCGACCTCTGGGAATTGCGTGAGCTCGAGCGATTCGTCTCGGATTCGGCGTTCCTTGAACGCTGGCGTAGGACCCAGGAAGCGACGAAGGCAAAGCTGTCGCAGTACATCGAAGAGACTCAGGGCATCAAGACCGATCCACAATCGATCTTCGACATTCAAGTGAAGCGTAT
Proteins encoded:
- a CDS encoding glycogen/starch/alpha-glucan phosphorylase, yielding MAQRAVKKNAITSDGIRSGFLSHLTHTIGRPLEFSSMVERYHALSHTVRDQLMEQWIQAVESYKNKNVRVVGYLSAEYLPGPHLMNDLQALDATESCREALVSLQVDLDDLAREEPEPGLGNGGLGRLAACFMDSLATLGVPAIGYGLRYEFGIFRQEIRDGWQVERTDKWLQFGNPWELPIMDASFEVGFGGRTETYTDDSGLVRWRWIPGRKVRGVPHDTPVPGYRNGFVNRLRLWSAEAVDSFDLSDFNAGDYMGAVRQKVESETISKILYPSDDNDAGKRLRLAQQYFFTSCSLQDMVRLHKLQGKPITEFHQKWSIQLNDTHPSIGIPELMRILLDEELLGWEEAWEITQATFGYTNHTLLPEALERWSLPLFAALLPRHLEIIYEINERFLDRMRNRFPGDADRIRRMSMIGEEGERTVRMANLAVVGSKAVNGVAELHSDLLKQSTLRDFYEALPDRFSNKTNGVTQRRWMMLANPPLSSLINEAIGTKWHTDLWELRELERFVSDSAFLERWRRTQEATKAKLSQYIEETQGIKTDPQSIFDIQVKRIHEYKRQHLNALHILSLYCQLKGNPNVTFTPRTFIFGGKAAPSYVMAKLIIKLICTVGDLVNNDPDVKGRLKVVFLPDYNVSLGQRIYPAADVSEQISTAGKEASGTGCMKFQMNGAVTIGTLDGANVEIRKEVGQDNFFLFGLTTQDIDQITQKGYRPQEFYERSSKLREVIDGLSEGRFSRGDREVFRPMLDQLLNVDPYFLLADFDSYTSTQAQVGAAYADAKRWNRMSILNSARSGKFSSDRTIREYCSDIWKVPVPSSSGAPKNTTPNPQTKRRSK